In Pan troglodytes isolate AG18354 chromosome 20, NHGRI_mPanTro3-v2.0_pri, whole genome shotgun sequence, the genomic window GAGTTACAGTACAGCTTAGTGTCCAAAAATTCCAATCATGTAAATTGCAGGGTCACATTAGATAAAAACAGTATTGTTCAGTCTATAAACTAATGGCACTAAAAATCATACTGTACACAACTGATGATACACTGTACAAAGAACTAAGGCTGAAGGATGGGAGCCATTCATGTCTTTTTTCCAAATTTGTGTTAGTATGGATGGCAGTATTATATACTTTTCAGTACTTACTGAAACTAACGTTATTAAGGCTACTTGCAGGATTCCttttgaatataaattaatataaatttagaGTAGAAAACAGACTAGAATTTTCAAGTATTTGTCCTAATTATAggtattttcttcactttcttcagTAAATTGCTGGGCCCTATTATGAGCCAAGCACAATTCTACATGGTAGAGATAGAGTGGTGAAAAACACCTCCTTACATAGAGGTTACATTTTAGTTGACATCCATTTTTTCTGTCAATCATACTTTTGTTAAAGgaaggcctctctcctgggcagACGCCGACAAGACTTTTCTGCTGTGTTACATCTTGAGAACTGGGACACATGGTACTCTGATATAAACACTGATCATATTTACAGAACAAAGTTTTCTCGCATCTGTGAAATATGATGTTTGTAAAGAATTCATGTCCTAACCAAGTCTAAAACACAGCATTTGAGAGACTTCTTTCCTGTCAAGATTCTTTGAAGCTTCTAGTTTTAAAGGAACTTTTCACAATCATCAGCATGGACTTCCCAGCGGAGACAAAGATGTGAGCTCTAACTGAAGGCTGAACCACACCTCTCATTTCTACAGATTCCCTCCAGTGTGGACTCTCTGATGGTAGACGAGATGTGACCTCTGACTGAAGCCCTTACAACAGACATCACATATGTAAGGCCTCTCTCCAGTGTGGACTCTCTGGTGTGTGTGAAAATGTGAGGCCTGACTGAAGCCCTTCCCACACTGCTGACACGTATAGGGTTTCTCTCCCGTGTGGACCCTCTGATGGGCACTGAGACCAGCACTCCAACTGAATTCTTTCCCACATTCCTCACATTTAAATGGTTTCGCTCCAGTGTGAATTATCTGATGGACTTGAAGATTTGACCTCTGGCTGAAGGCCTTACCACAAGTGTCACATTTATATGGTTTCTCTCCGGTGTGGACTCTCTGATGGGCTTGAAGGTGTGAGGCCTGACTGAATCGCTTCTGACATGCATCGCACTTGAATGGTTTTTCCCCAGTGTGGACGCTCTGATGGGCTTGAAGATTTGAGGCCTGACTGAAACCCTTACCAcactcttcacatttgtagggtttctctccggTGTGGACTCTCTGATGATTGTGAAGATTCAAGCTCCAATTGAAGCGCTTCCCACACACTTCACATTTGTATGGTTTTTCTCCAGTGTGGACTCTCTGATGTGCTTGAAAGTATGAACTCTGACTGAAGCCTTTCCCACACACGTTGCATCGAAatggtttctctcctgtatggACCCTCTGATGGCTCTGGAAACTTGAGGCTGAACTAAAACCCTTACCACACTCTTCACATTTATATGGTTTTTCTCCTGTGTGGACTCGTTGATGACTATGAAGATTAAAGCTCAAACTAAAGCACTTACCACACTCATCACATTTGTATGGTTTTTCTTCAGTGTGGACTCGCTGATGGGTATGAAGATTTGAGCTACAACTAAAGCGTTTACCACAATCCCCACATTtatatggtttctctccagtgtgaattctttcATGGGCCTGGAGATGTGATCTCTGAGTGAAGCCCTTCCCACACACCTCACAtttataaggtttctctccagtgtgaactctGCAATGAATGTTAAGATCTGTGCTACGACTGAAGCCCTTCCCACAACTGTCACATCTATAGGGCTTCTCTCCTGTGTGAATAGGCAAATGAGCATAAAGATGTGAGCTCTGATTAAAGCTCTTACCACACTCGTGGCATGTATAGGGTTTCTCCCCTGTGTGGACTCTCTGATGAGTTTGCAGATTTGAGCTCTGACTGAAACCTTTACCACATTCATGACACCAATAGCGTTTTTTCCCAGTACGAACGCTTTGTTGAACAGGAATACCTGAGCTATAACTGGTGTCCTTCTCATGTGTACTACACGCTGGAGACTGCCTTCCCAAGTGTACCTGCTTATGAAGTTCAAGACTGGAGCTATCATTGAAGGCTTCTTCACATTCATTACCCTGGTAGGTTTTCTGTCCTGTGTGAATACTACGCTGGGTAAGAGGTGATACCTTTAGGGTATCTTTACCACAATCACTATTGCTATGAACTTTATCTCTTTTGTGCACTATATTATCATCATGGTGGTGTGAAATACAACTGAAAATGTCAACATATGGAGCGAATAtacataatttgtttttcatCTGAGTCTGCTTACAACTTCTCTGATAATTCTGTGTCTCATTCAGATATATTTTACTCCAAGAATTCGGAACTTTCCCAGTTGGAAATTCTTGATTTTCTATGATACTGGAATGATCCCCTATGTGATTCACTAGACAGTTGTCATCCACAGAAGCTTGAATAGATTCTCCTGCTCCCACTTGACAGGGGGAATCATGGTGCTTGGGGAACTGAGAGCTCTTTCCTTCAATATTTATCATGGAGTCTTGACTTCTGGCTAATTTGCTCACAATGTGTCTCTTGATTTGCCAGCATGAAAGCTCTCCCAGTGAAAAGCACCTTAATCCTGCTTTGTGAAGAGTTGCCATCTCATTTTGATTCCTGTCTCCTGAAAGGATAGAGAGAATAAGGAATAAAGGACCAAGAGACTGACATTAGCAAAGTAGAGAATTAAGATCTAAGCTCTCATTTTCCCCATGGAAACGTCAAAAAAACAACTAGACTGGCTGAAATAAATTTATAGGAGCTCTGAAAAGCAGCTGCAACCAAGAGAAcaccaaatgttttaaaaagccaTATTTAAGATAGAAAATTTGAGATCAGCCCAGGGTATAGTTAAGGTATATCTTGGGTCTTTTCTGAGTATGTGTCTTGCTGCCTGTGTGTATTCTCCAGTATACACAACTCCAAAGTGAATGCTTTGTCCAGATGTTTCCAAATTTTACACATAGTTCCTTCGGTATCAGGCTTTAGTTCATGATGGAAACTTTCAGCTTATCTTTACCATCACAGATTTTCTTGGATTTTATTTGCCTCTCAAAACACAGAACTACAGATCTAAGAATAGGACAGGAGGTAGAAACCAGCCAACTGCAGAACAACAAAATGATATCTCAGTAAGTACTTAGAAAGGAAAAATTGACTTCTTTGCCTATAAGAATGGTAAATTAAAAGTCACCTCTTCTTTGGCTACAGCAACTGAATCGTAAGTAGCAACTACATAAATCAGGCAAAATATATGCCTCAATTATAGGCTCTCATTATACAACCTGCACATCTAGAAACGTGCTCAAAATAACTGATAGACAAATCCATATTTATAGCTGGAGATTTCAATACCCCTTTCCAACAGCTAGTAAAGCAAGTAGGAAGATATGTGGTGGCACTCATGTAACTGAGTCCGTGCTGTGAAAGGGACAGCTGCCCTGGCCCCTTGGGGGTCAGAAGTCACCATGCCAAGGGCTGTGTGAAAGGTGCTAAGTTCCACTGAGACCCAAGCTCCAGTTTTTGAGAAGCCAAAAGGAGGGAGCACCAGGCTTCCTTCCAACCAGTGGTGCTGGTATCCTCCAAGTTTCTTCCTCCAGGCCACCTGTGGATATGCCATCCAGAAACCAGTCCAGCCCAGCCAAGATGATGACCTGTCCCCTTGTACGCTGCTCAAAGACTACCAGAACTTTCCCAGAATTGAGAAGGTTGATAACATTGGGAAAAGACACTTGTCTTTGGAAATGGCCAACCAGGAGAAGCCAAAAATTAAGCCAGAATAGTTGATAAAAAAGGACATGGCAAGCCCTGAGGACACCAGCTCCACAGAGGCTGGAATTATCGACTTGAACATCAAGGcccacagttttgttttgttttgtttttttgaaacggagttttgctctgccactcaggctggagtacagtggtatgttcttggctcactgcaacccccgcctcctgggttcaagcgatcctcccacctcctgggttcaagcgatcctcccacctcagcctcccaaaatgctgggattacaggcatgagccactgcacctggccaagatctGCAGTTATGAAAAACACACGCTGACATATTGAAAGGACAAAGCCCACAAATGCTATCTGCTGATAAGCATCAACCAGAGGAAAAAGATGCTCAAAAACCTCCACAAGACCTATTATGACAACTCTGGGAAGACATGCAGGGAACTGGGGACTGAAGACACCTTTCCCCTCTGAATTACCAAACAGCCCACTGACCGTGGCTTCTGACTAAGAAGGCTCTGTGAATTCAGGTTTTCCAGAATGCGCAAAAGCTGAAGTAACAAAAAAGATCTTagctgcagcagcagcatcagcagtcagaaaacaaaacaaaacaaaaacaataaattatataaaaaataaagcaaaacacaacaaaaaacaagtagGTAATAAGTGAAGATACAGGCTTGAAGCAATATTATCAATCAAGTTGACTACTTGGCCTTTATAGGACACTCTATCCAGTAAGAgcagaaaatgttattttcaggtgcacatggaacatactccaagacagaccatattctaggccataaaacaagttctAACAGATGCAAAAGGAGTCAAGTCATACAAAGGGTATTCTAACCACAACTGATTTAAATCAGAAATTATGAACAGAAACATCTCTGCAAAATCTTCAAATATTCAGAGAATAAATAACATACGTCTAAATAAACGGTGGatcaaaaataattcaaaacagaCTTTATAAATTGagtgaaaataaaaaaccaaCATATCAAAATTTCTACTTAGAGCAAAATTTATAAGGCAGAAATGTGTCAAAGAAACTAAAAACACAAGAACAAATTAAACACAAAGTAAgcataaatagaaaataagaaaacaaatagctAGTTCTTTGgaaagaacaataaaattaataaactctAGCACACatgataaaaacagaaagaagatacaaattacaAATATCAGGATGAGAGGTGACATCACTATAGATCCTGTATATATTATTAAAAGGATAAGGGACTTATGAACTTTATGGCAATAAATGCAACAATGCAGATGAACTggacaaatttcttgaaagacacaaaataaGTTTACTTGAGAACATACAGATAATCTGAATAGCCCTTATCTACCAAAGAAACAGAATTCATACTTACAAACATTTCCACAAACAAAAGTTCAGGCTTATAGGGCTTCACCcatgaattttaccaaacatataAGGAAGAAACAATACCAATGCTagacaaactcttccagaaaaatgaaaaggtgTAAATACTTCTCAACACATTTTAGGAAGCCAGCATTATTCTAACACCAAAATAAGACAATGACATTCCAAGAAAAGGCAACTACAGACTAACATTCCTAAtgttcatatttataaaattcttaacaaaatgtgATCAAATCAAATCTAACAATGTATGAAAAGGATAAATCAAGACAAAGTAGTGATTATCTCAAGAATGCAAGGCTGATTTAGTATTCTAAAATTAGACCTAAATGCTTCCCTCAgaaaatcaggaacaaggcaagtaTATCCACTCTCACAACCTTTATTCAACATTACTGAAGTTCTAGTCAGTGCAGtaagacaggaaaaaaacaacataaaagaaataaagatcataaaggaaaaaatgagccAGATAAATAATTCGAAATACTGATTttaaggaagctcaatgagatacaaaagaaatttgaaaagcaatacaaaaaatcaattcaggatatgaatgagaaatttaccaaagagaaagagatagatatcttttttaaaaaagccaaacaaacaaaaacttctggaaatgaaaaaatcattgaagaaattacaaaatacagtTGAAAGCTTTTACAATAGACTAGACAAGCAGAAGAAAGCATCTCGGTACTtcaagacaggtcttttgaattAATCTAGTCAGacgaaagtaaagaaaaaagaataaggaagaaaaaacaaagcttctAAGAAGTATGAAACTACATAAAGCAACCAAACCTATGAATCATAGGTAttcctgagggagaagaaaaagtaaaaagtttgGAAACCTAGTTAaggaaataattgaggaaaacttccttaATCTAGCAAGAGCTTTAGATATCCAGATAAAAGAGATCTAATGAACTCCACGAAAATACATTGCAAGATGGAACTCACCACAGCATACAGTCATCAGACTAAGGTTTATATGAAGGATAAAATcctaaaatcagcaagagaaaagtgtttAGTCACCTATAAAGGAAGCTCCATCACACAATTCAACTTgtagaaaccttacaagccagaagaaattggATTCTATTTTCAAGttgcttcaaaaaacaaaaaaatttgtatCCTACTAGAATAAGCtctataaatgaaggaaaaataagccTTCCCCAAATAAACAAACACTTAGGGAGTTTGTCACCACTAGACCAGTTCTACAGGGAATGCTCAAGTGAGTTCTAACCATGAAAACAAAAGGTTGATACTTGCCATGATAAAagacacaaaagtataaaacttgcaggccttataaaataattacacaaagaaagaagataaagaaatcaAATGGCAACATAACTCATCTTACTGATAAAGACACAGACTGAAGGTAAAgaggtagaaaaagatattccatgcaaatggaaaccagaaacgagcaggagtagctatttttatatcagataaaaaaagactttaaatcaacagcagtaaaaaaagacaaagtcattacataatgataaagtgatcaataaacaaataagataTAACAATCCTAAGTATATACACACCAAACATCAgggcacccaaattcataaaataaatattattagacCTAAAAAAATACACAGCAATACAATAACAGTGGGGGACCTCAACACCCCACAGACACCACTAGATAGactgagacagaaaatcaacaaagaaacactggacttaaaTTAAATTTTAGGTCAAATGGagctaacagacatttacagaacattctatccaacagcagaatatacactcttctgATTAGTGCATGGAGCATTCTCCAAGATAGgacatatgttaggtcacaaaaaaagtctcaatacatttttaaaaaccaaaatcacaCCAAGTATCTTCTCATACCTcagcagaataaaactagaaatcaattccaAGAAGAACTctagaaactatacaaatacatgaaaattaaacgtGATCCTAAACAATCTTTGGGTTAATgacaagacaaattttaaaatttcttgaaatgaatgaaaacgaaaatacaatataccaaaacctctgggataaagcaaaagcagtgctaagagggaagtttatagtgttaaatgtctacactaaaaaaaaaaagataaaaaattaacaacCTGTGTCTCACCtccaggaactagaaaaacagg contains:
- the ZNF235 gene encoding zinc finger protein 235 isoform X1, with the translated sequence MTKFQEAVTFKDVAVAFTEEELGLLDSAQRKLYRDVMLENFRNLVSVGHQSFKPDMISQLEREEKLWMKELQTQRGKHSGDRNQNEMATLHKAGLRCFSLGELSCWQIKRHIVSKLARSQDSMINIEGKSSQFPKHHDSPCQVGAGESIQASVDDNCLVNHIGDHSSIIENQEFPTGKVPNSWSKIYLNETQNYQRSCKQTQMKNKLCIFAPYVDIFSCISHHHDDNIVHKRDKVHSNSDCGKDTLKVSPLTQRSIHTGQKTYQGNECEEAFNDSSSLELHKQVHLGRQSPACSTHEKDTSYSSGIPVQQSVRTGKKRYWCHECGKGFSQSSNLQTHQRVHTGEKPYTCHECGKSFNQSSHLYAHLPIHTGEKPYRCDSCGKGFSRSTDLNIHCRVHTGEKPYKCEVCGKGFTQRSHLQAHERIHTGEKPYKCGDCGKRFSCSSNLHTHQRVHTEEKPYKCDECGKCFSLSFNLHSHQRVHTGEKPYKCEECGKGFSSASSFQSHQRVHTGEKPFRCNVCGKGFSQSSYFQAHQRVHTGEKPYKCEVCGKRFNWSLNLHNHQRVHTGEKPYKCEECGKGFSQASNLQAHQSVHTGEKPFKCDACQKRFSQASHLQAHQRVHTGEKPYKCDTCGKAFSQRSNLQVHQIIHTGAKPFKCEECGKEFSWSAGLSAHQRVHTGEKPYTCQQCGKGFSQASHFHTHQRVHTGERPYICDVCCKGFSQRSHLVYHQRVHTGGNL
- the ZNF235 gene encoding zinc finger protein 235 isoform X2, coding for MTKFQEAVTFKDVAVAFTEEELGLLDSAQRKLYRDVMLENFRNLVSVGHQSFKPDMISQLEREEKLWMKELQTQRGDRNQNEMATLHKAGLRCFSLGELSCWQIKRHIVSKLARSQDSMINIEGKSSQFPKHHDSPCQVGAGESIQASVDDNCLVNHIGDHSSIIENQEFPTGKVPNSWSKIYLNETQNYQRSCKQTQMKNKLCIFAPYVDIFSCISHHHDDNIVHKRDKVHSNSDCGKDTLKVSPLTQRSIHTGQKTYQGNECEEAFNDSSSLELHKQVHLGRQSPACSTHEKDTSYSSGIPVQQSVRTGKKRYWCHECGKGFSQSSNLQTHQRVHTGEKPYTCHECGKSFNQSSHLYAHLPIHTGEKPYRCDSCGKGFSRSTDLNIHCRVHTGEKPYKCEVCGKGFTQRSHLQAHERIHTGEKPYKCGDCGKRFSCSSNLHTHQRVHTEEKPYKCDECGKCFSLSFNLHSHQRVHTGEKPYKCEECGKGFSSASSFQSHQRVHTGEKPFRCNVCGKGFSQSSYFQAHQRVHTGEKPYKCEVCGKRFNWSLNLHNHQRVHTGEKPYKCEECGKGFSQASNLQAHQSVHTGEKPFKCDACQKRFSQASHLQAHQRVHTGEKPYKCDTCGKAFSQRSNLQVHQIIHTGAKPFKCEECGKEFSWSAGLSAHQRVHTGEKPYTCQQCGKGFSQASHFHTHQRVHTGERPYICDVCCKGFSQRSHLVYHQRVHTGGNL